From the Lathyrus oleraceus cultivar Zhongwan6 chromosome 4, CAAS_Psat_ZW6_1.0, whole genome shotgun sequence genome, one window contains:
- the LOC127138236 gene encoding prolycopene isomerase 1, chloroplastic produces MLPGPCDAMNTMRGVAVFPCNVVRLRRHCSRIHHPTNSNNNRRIRKNRVVVRNSRKLDDDDDVVEADVIVIGSGIGGLSCAALLARYQQNVIVLESHDVAGGAAHSFDVKGYKFDSGPSLFSGLQSRGPQANPLAQVLDALGESVPCATYDSWMVYVPEADFLSRIGPTEFLKDLHNYAGPEAVQEWQKLLDAIRPLSTAAMALPPLSIRGDFGVLYTAAARYAPSLFNTFLQMGPQAALRSTQLLSPFSQILDSLELKHPFIRNWIDLLSFLLAGVKSDSILSAEMVYMFAEWYKPGGCLEYPLNGSAGIIDALVRGLEKFGGRISLQSHVEKIVVENDRAVGVKLRSGQFIRAKKAVVSNASMWDTLKLLPEEIVQKSYSDRINTTRQCESFMHLHLGFDAEGIRNDLGIHHIVVNDWERGVDADQNVVLISVPSVLTPNLAPSGKHVLHAYLPGTEPFELWEGLDRRSAEYRNLKAQRSEIMWRAVERAVGEGFSREKCEVKLVGSPLTHERFLRRNRGTYGPAVKAGQDTFPGHSTTIPHLYCCGDSTFPGIGVPAVAASGAIVANSLVSVSRHSQLLDAIGI; encoded by the exons ATGCTTCCTGGGCCATGCGATGCCATGAATACGATGAGGGGTGTTGCCGTGTTTCCTTGTAATGTTGTGAGACTGAGAAGACACTGCTCAAGAATTCATCATCCTACTAACAGTAATAATAACAGGAGAATTAGGAAAAACAGAGTTGTGGTGAGAAACAGCAGGAAATtagatgatgatgatgatgttgtaGAAGCAGATGTAATTGTGATTGGGAGTGGTATTGGTGGACTCAGTTGTGCAGCACTGTTGGCAAGATACCAACAAAATGTTATTGTTCTTGAAAGTCACGACGTTGCCGGAGGTGCTGCTCATTCTTTTGATGTGAAAGGATATAAGTTTGATTCAGGTCCATCATTGTTCTCTGGTTTGCAGTCAAGAGGTCCTCAGGCAAACCCTCTTGCTCAAGTTCTTGATGCATTGGGAGAGTCTGTCCCATGTGCTACTTATGATTCATGGATGGTTTATGTGCCTGAAGCTGATTTCTTGTCACGCATAGGTCCTACTGAGTTCTTAAAGGATCTTCACAATTATGCTGGTCCTGAAGCTGTTCAAGAATGGCAGAAACTTTTA GATGCTATACGTCCCTTGTCCACAGCTGCAATGGCTCTCCCCCCTCTATCTATTCGAGGAGATTTCGGTGTTCTTTATACTGCTGCTGCTAGATATGCTCCTTCTCTCTTCAACACCTTCTTACAAATGGGTCCTCAGGCTGCTCTTCGATCAACGCAGCTTCTCTCCCCTTTCTCACAAATACTCGACTCTTTGGAACTCAAACACCCTTTTATAAGAAATTGGATTGACCTACTCTCTTTCTTGCTTGCCGGTGTTAAATCTGATAGTATACTTTCTGCAGAAATG GTTTACATGTTTGCGGAATGGTACAAACCAGGGGGCTGTCTTGAGTACCCACTCAATGGGTCCGCAGGAATTATTGATGCTCTTGTACGAGGATTAGAGAAGTTTGGTGGACGGATTTCTCTTCAAAGTCATGTGGAAAAGATTGTAGTTGAAAATGACAGAGCTGTTGGAGTGAAGCTGAGAAGTGGTCAA TTCATACGTGCTAAGAAGGCTGTTGTGAGCAATGCATCAATGTGGGATACTTTAAAGTTGCTACCTGAAGAAATTGTTCAAAAGTCTTACTCAGATAGGATTAATACAACTCGCCAGTGTGAGTCCTTCATGCATCTCCATTTGGGATTCGATGCAGAG GGCATACGCAATGACCTGGGAATTCATCATATAGTTGTAAATGATTGGGAAAGAGGAGTCGACGCAGATCAGAACGTTGTGCTGATATCAGTGCCTAGCGTGCTTACTCCTAACCTGGCGCCTAGTGGAAAACATGTGTTACATGCTTATCTTCCAGGAACTGAACCATTTGAGTTGTGGGAAGGACTTGATCGTAGGAGTGCTGAATACAGAAATCTTAAAGCTCAAAGATCAGAG ATAATGTGGAGAGCAGTGGAGAGAGCAGTGGGAGAAGGTTTCAGCAGGGAGAAATGTGAAGTGAAGTTAGTTGGAAGTCCACTGACACATGAAAGATTTCTTAGGAGGAACAGAGGAACATATGGACCAGCTGTCAAAGCTGGTCAAGATACCTTTCCTGGACATTCAACTACAATACCACACCTTTATTGTTGTGGAGACTCCACTTTTCCTGGCATTGGAGTCCCTGCAGTTGCTGCCAGTGGTGCAATTGTAGCCAATTCATTAGTTTCAGTGTCTCGGCATTCACAGCTGCTTGATGCAATTGGAATTTGA